A window of Gallaecimonas kandeliae genomic DNA:
AGAAGGTGAGCGAAGTGGAGTTGTTGCCAGAACATCCGGTTCTGGATACTGTAGGAGATGACACCACCCCGCTGGACCTGATCGTCGAACGGTCCCGGTTGGAAGTGGATGTCGTCCTCTCATATTTGCTCGAGCTGGAGATGCTTGGCCTTGTGAGCCGTGTCCCGGGCGGGTATGTCAGACAGAGGAGGCAGTCGCATGTTTGATGTCCTCATGTATTTGTTCGAAAACTATGTCCATTCCGAAGTGGAAGTCATGATGGACCACGAGCAACTCACCGACGAGCTTTCCAGGGCTGGCTTTCGCCATGAAGAGATCTTCAAGGCGCTGGCCTGGTTGGAACGTTTGGCCGCACTGCAAGAAAACGGCGATCACCCTTTCCTGGTCAATCTTCCCCAGCACAGCATCCGCGTCTACACCCAGGACGAAATGCTGCGCTTGGACACCCAGTGTCGCGGTTTCCTGATGTTCCTGGAGCAGATCCAGGTGCTGAGTGGTGAAACCCGGGAAATGGCCATCGACCGGCTGATGGACTTGGAA
This region includes:
- a CDS encoding DUF494 family protein; protein product: MFDVLMYLFENYVHSEVEVMMDHEQLTDELSRAGFRHEEIFKALAWLERLAALQENGDHPFLVNLPQHSIRVYTQDEMLRLDTQCRGFLMFLEQIQVLSGETREMAIDRLMDLEQSSISLEDLKWVVLMVLFNVPGQENAYAKMENLLFEEPGEHLH